In the genome of Cryptococcus deuterogattii R265 chromosome 6, complete sequence, one region contains:
- a CDS encoding cyclin, producing the protein MASRNPIVTRRAATRSRNDENAAPQPSVRTKPSISHLGPASKAAVVNASVAADKKPVAVKTGAKRTALGGVVVNGKEEIGAAKKPVKVSGKVVTEARQPLASRQNNVQPTRPIASIPHRSKAAPVNVYAPVEAHAKLTVEEDMLMEIDTQRSHSVSNAAGFATVDEELFDDESEEDDMEEEDEEDWLRMSEEEMVKAQEQLDVVQATFKDDVDMFDTTMVAEYADEIFEHMERLEETVMPNPRYMDFQTEIEWTMRTTLIDWLLQVHLRYHMLPETLWIAVNIVDRFLSTRVVSLVKLQLVGVTAMFIAAKYEEILAPSVEEFVYMTENGYTKDEILKGERIILQTLDFAISSYCSPYSWVRRISKADDYDVQTRTLSKFLMEVTLLDHRFLRCKPSMIAAIGMYLARKMLGGEWNDAFIYYSNFTESQLITGASLLCERLVEPDFESVYVYKKYANKKFLRASTFARDWALTNAANSS; encoded by the exons ATGGCATCTCGA AACCCCATTGTCACCCGTCGAGCTGCCACTCGGTCTCGAAATGATGAGAATGCTGCTCCTCAACCTTCAGTACGAACCAAGCCCTCAATTTCCCATCTTGGCCCTGCTTCCAAGGCTGCGGTTGTCAATGCCTCTGTCGCTGCTGACAAGAAGCCTGTAGCTGTCAAGACTGGCGCCAAGAGGACGGCACTGGGAGGTGTGGTCGTTAACGGtaaggaagaaattggTGCCGCGAAGAAGCCTG TGAAAGTGAGTGGGAAGGTTGTCACCGAAGCTAGACAGCCTCTTGCATCTCGACAAAACAATGTTCAGCCGACACGACCAATTGCCTCCATTCCTCATCGATCCAAGGCCGCCCCCGTCAATGTCTATGCTCCTGTAGAGGCTCATGCTAAGCTTACTgtcgaggaggatatgTTGATGGAGATCGATACTCAGCGATCCCATTCTGTCTCTAACGCAGCTGGCTTCGCCACTGTCGATGAGGAGCTCTTCGATGACGAATCCGAAGAGGATGacatggaggaagaggatgaagaagattggcTGAGGATgtctgaagaggagatggtgaaagCGCAAGAACAATTGGACGTCGTGCAAGCGACTTTCAAGGATGACGTTGACATGTTTGACACCACTATGGTGGCCGAGTACGCGGACGAGATTTTCGAGCACATGGAGAGACTTGAGGAGACTGTTATGCCTAACCCTCGCTACATGGACTTCCAGACTGAAATTGAATG GACCATGAGGACAACACTTATCGAttggcttcttcaagttcatcTTCGTTACCACATGCTCCCCGAGACTCTCTGGATTGCTGTCAACATTGTTGACCGATTCCTTTCCACCCGTGTGGTCTCCCTTGTCAAGCTTCAGCTTGTCGGTGTCACCGCCATGTTCATCGCTGCCAAGTATGAAGAGATTCTCGCTCCTTCTGTCGAGGAGTTTGTTTACATGACTGAGAATGGCTACaccaaagatgagattctcaaaggagaaagaatcatcctccaaacccTCGATTTTGCCATCTCATCCTATTGTTCCCCGTACTCATGGGTCAGGCGAATTTCTAAGGCCGACGATTATGACGTTCAAACGCGAACACTGAGCAAGTTCTTGATGGAGGTCACCCTTTTGGACCACAGATTCCTCAGATGTAAGCCTAGCATGATCGCTGCCATCGGGATGTATCTCGCTAGGAAGATGCTGGGAGGTGAATGG AATGACGCTTTCATCTACTACTCCAACTTCACGGAATCTCAACTCATCACCGGCGCATCTCTTTTGTGCGAGCGACTTGTTGAGCCTGACTTTGAGTCTGTGTACGTTTACAAGAAGTACGCCAACAAGAAGTTCTTGCGAGCGTCTACTTTCGCACGAGACTGGGCTTTGACCAACGCCGCCAACTC ATCATGA
- a CDS encoding peroxin-16, giving the protein MSPLEAYHSFLLSNLSAVQTIESSISNITWLLPGRFEDAEVASEGLYALLSLVAGHHDKILSSHLSSSLSLPPHPFAKPRTPTEPLSAPHEPATTRIHPILPPPSDHARYTRYWTDNSSLYERASRALSTISYLELLVEMVARKKLGDRRRWRVVLGLESIKSFLRLLLMLKTRRPVLYQPTPQREVDLASLPPELLDPSSSHPQDGNSPVTPQLPAYSPLRSHLFPMVGNLPEKYLQHPLDLIPQLEGSEYIAEAIACCVGLVRVFLLIRASRQEVPRPYNPFSLPTLSRSMSPYLIPLALLLLSRRLRSKGESPLLLSHYAQQDKKLALQAFMAGPMWIGWTRPKIVSIAKTLERVPILGLVGDLVEGYLPLVDDYFFYTTS; this is encoded by the exons ATGTCCCCTTTGGAAGCATACCACTCATTCTTGCTCTCCAACCTTTCCGCTGTCCAGACTATTGAATCTTCGATCTCGAATATCACATGGCTCTTGCCTGGACGCTTCGAAGATGCTGAAGTGGCTTCTGAGGGAT TGTATgcccttctctctcttgtgGCTGGGCATCATGATAAAATACTttcctcccatctctcatcatcgctTTCACTTCCTCCGCACCCATTTGCGAAGCCTCGGACACCAACAGAGCCCCTGTCAGCACCACATGAGCCAGCTACCACAAGAATACATCCAATTTTACCTCCGCCATCTGATCATGCCCGTTATACTCGCTATTGGACTGATAACTCATCGCTCTACGAGAGAGCTAGCCGAGCGCTAAGTACAATATCGTATTTAGAGTTGCTGGTTGAAATGGTCGCAAGAAAAAAATTGGGTGACcgaaggagatggagagtgGTCCTCGGGCTGGAGTCGATAAA AAGTTTCCTCCGTTTACTATTGATGCTCAAGACTCGGCGACCGGTTCTCTATCAACCCACTCCTCAACGTGAAGTCGATCTGGCTTCTCTGCCGCCAGAATTATTAGATCCATCGTCATCCCATCCACAGGACGGAAATAGCCCAGTCACTCCTCAACTGCCAGCTTACTCACCTCTTCgatctcatctcttccccatGGTGGGAAACTTGCCTGAGAAGTATCTGCAGCATCCACTCGATCTGATTCCACAGTTGGAGGGAAGCGAGTATATTGCAGAAGCTATTGCCTGTTGCGTGGGCTTGGTTCGCGTTTTCCTTTTGATAAGAGCATCT CGTCAAGAAGTCCCACGTCCATATAACCcattctcccttcccacGCTTTCTCGTTCCATGTCGCCCTACCTTATCCCTCTggctcttctcctcttgtcACGCCGACTGCGATCCAAGGGCGAATCGCCTTTACTTTTGTCACATTATGCCCAACAGGACAAAAAGCTTGCATTGCAGGCATTCATGGCGGGTCCTATGTGGATTGGTTGGACGAGGCCCAAGATTGTCAGCATTGCGAAGACACTGGAAAGGGTACCTATATTGGGATTGGTGGGCGACTTGGTGGAGGGATATTTGCCGTTGGTGGATGATTACTTCTTCT ATACCACTTCCTGA
- a CDS encoding fatty acid synthase subunit alpha, giving the protein MAAEGMDKESIVRRELTSRCIAIMNRADPALLEYMKYHIDNADPSKGPTFKKIKEFGQILLDNCKEVVDKPPVYRDVALPTAPHTEVSAKGDIIYSEVSRQNVRKLESYVKEMASGGEVEPAVNLEKVQSDIEKLWDLVNSQPSITAAQKSAIKSMYSEVIKSLGQSSGSAVEDAESPAIARTKGTKQRRSSSQFLRPNVEDRTEVEETHLPFLHLKRKTGTSFSYSAKLTNIYFDVLTEIATSGVTFAKKAALLTGVGKGSIGVEILKGLLSGGCTCIVTTSRYSRAAVDYYKNIFHELGSKGSKLIVVPFNGASRQDVEALVDYIYSTLQIDLDYIIPFAALPENGREIDSIDDKSELAHRLMLTNLLRLLGAVKQKKAARQFVTRPTQVVLPLSPNHGIFGNDGLYSESKISLETLFNRWSAESWGEYLCIAGAVIGWTRGTGLMSATNFVAEGLEKLGVRTFSPKEMAFNILGLMHPLLFDITQIEPIWADLNGGMDRVAGLAEVMTSIRVDINRMAELRKAITLDNSADFRVINGGDAERLHQKVAIAPRANFSFDFPKIDGDDILNELKHLQGLIDLDKVIVCTGFAEVGPWGSSRTRWEMEARGEFTIEGCIEMAWMMGFIKHLDGKLGNGQTYVGWVDAKSGEPVDDKDVKTKYEKDIIKHAGIRLIEPDLFWGYNPEKKGFIQEIELNHDLEPLEVAAEEAARFKREHGDKVDVWAQESGEWFVKFNKGARIFLPKAVKFDRVVAGQLPTGWDARRFGLPDDIIAQTDRTALWALVCTMEALIMSGVTDPYELYKYIHPSEVGTSLGSGMGGMHSMSAMFKDRREERDVQKDILQETFINTVAGWVNLLLLSSSGPVKIPVGACATALQSVEIACDTIISGKAKVMIAGGFDDFSEEGSFEFANMKATSNAETEFAMGREPNEFSRPMTSTRAGFMESQGCGVHVMMSAKTAIEMGASIQGIVAYSSTHTDKAGRSIPAPGRGILSTAREITPKEALPLLDVKYRSRQLAFRRKQISQWLENEHELLRMELETRKVGDNEEWFQNRVAFIDDEAKRQEKEALATFGMLEGSHPNVAPLRRALAVWGLDADSVGAISCHGTSTKANDKNESGVYNLQFEQLGRTPGNAVPVIAQKSLTGHPKGGAAAWMFNGMCQTINSALVPGNHNADNISEELRAFPHLFYPSKPIQHVRLECGLLTSFGFGQVGGQIAIVHPRYLFAALQAHELEAYKKRRQDRELDTYSRMSSALVNNNMVQIKDGPPYTAELEGGVLLNPLARAGPSKNSFAFQGKLPTKVPVDIKNAETLKAMFDQAGALSGVGVDTELISSVPTSETFRERNFTADEISYCNSAADPVASFAGRWAAKEAVFKALSVPSKGAGAPLKEIEIVSTPSGPTVKLSGDALAAAGGKSIKVSLSHSDTSVVAFAVAQ; this is encoded by the exons ATGGCCGCTGAAGGGATGGACAAAGAGAGCATCGTCAGGCGTGAGCTCACGTCAAGATGTATCGCCATC ATGAACCGGGCCGATCCCGCCCTTCTTGA ATATATGAAGTACCACATCGACAATGCCGATCCTTCTAAGGGCCCTACTTTTAAGAAGATTAAGGAGTTTGGACAAATCTTGCTTGACAACT GTAAGGAGGTTGTCGACAAGCCTCCCGTCTACAGGGACGTTGCCCTCCCCACTGCCCCGCACACCGAGGTTTCCGCCAAGGGTGATATCATCTACTCTGAAGTCTCCAGGCAAAACGTTAGAAAACTCGAGAGCTATGTGAAGG AAATGGCCTCTGGTGGCGAAGTCGAGCCCGCTGTCAATCTCGAAAAGGTCCAGTCCGATATTG AAAAGCTTTGGGACCTCGTCAACTCTCAGCCTTCCATCACCGCCGCCCAAAAGTCTGCCATCAAGTCCATGTACAGCGAAGTTATCAAGTCTCTTGGCCAATCTTCTGGATCTGCTGTCGAAGACGCCGAATCCCCTGCCATCGCTCGTACCAAGGGCACTAAGCAGCGACGATCTAGTTCCCAGTTCTTGAGACCCAACGTTGAAGACAGGActgaggttgaggagactcacttgcccttcttgcaTCTTAAGAGGAAGACTGGCACTAGCTTTTCCTACAGTGCAAAGCTTACCAACATCT ACTTTGATGTCCTTACTGAAATTGCCACTTCTGGTGTCACTTTCGCCAAAAAGGCCGCTCTTCTCACCGGTGTTGGCAAGGGTTCCATCGGTGTTGAAATCCTCAAGGGTCTTCTCTCTGGTGGATGTACCTGTATCGTGACCACCTCTCGATACTCTCGAGCTGCTGTCGACTACTACAAGAACATTTTCCACGAGCTTGGTTCCAAGGGCTCCAAGCTTATTGTCGTTCCCTTCAACGGTGCTTCTCGTCAGGACGTTGAGGCTCTTGTCGACTACATTTACTCCACCCTCCAGATCGACTTGGACTACATTATTCCCTTCGCCGCTCTTCCCGAGAACGGTCGTGAAATCGACTCTATTGACGACAAATCTGAGCTCGCCCACCGACTCATGCTTACCAACCTTCTCCGTCTCCTTGGTGCCGTCAAGCAGAAAAAGGCCGCTCGTCAATTCGTAACCCGACCCACCCAGGTCGtcctccctctttctcccaaCCACGGTATCTTTGGTAACGACGGTCTCTACTCTGAGTCCAAGATTTCTCTTGAAACCTTGTTCAACAGGTGGTCCGCTGAAAGCTGGGGAGAGTATCTCTGTATCGCTGGTGCCGTCATCGGCTGGACTCGAGGTACCGGTCTCATGAGCGCTACCAACTTCGTCGCCGAGGGTCTCGAAAAGCTTGGTGTCAGGACTTTCTCCCCCAAGGAGATGGCCTTCAACATTCTCGGTCTCATGCACCCTCTCTTGTTCGACATTACCCAGATCGAACCCATCTGGGCCGACCTCAACGGTGGTATGGATCGTGTCGCCGGTTTGGCCGAGGTTATGACCTCTATCCGAGTCGACATCAACCGAATGGCCGAGTTGCGAAAAGCCATCACCCTTGACAACTCTGCCGATTTCCGTGTCATCAACGGCGGTGACGCCGAGAGGCTTCACCAAAAGGTTGCTATCGCTCCCCGAGCCAACTTCTCCTTTGACTTCCCCAAGATCGACGGTGACGACATTCTCAACGAACTCAAGCACCTTCAGGGTTTGATCGACCTCGACAAGGTCATCGTCTGTACCGGTTTTGCTGAAGTCGGTCCTTGGGGTTCTTCTAGGACCCgatgggaaatggaggcCCGTGGCGAGTTCACCATTGAGGGTTGTATCGAGATGGCTTGGATGATGGGTTTCATCAAGCACCTTGATGGTAAACTCGGTAACGGTCAGACCTATGTCGGATGGGTTGACGCCAAATCTGGTGAGCCTGTGGATGACAAGGACGTCAAGACCAAGTACGAGAAGGACATTATCAAGCACGCTGGTATCCGTCTCATTG AGCCCGACTTGTTCTGGGGTTACAACcctgagaagaagggtttcATTCAGGAGATTGAGCTAAACCACGACCTCGAGCCTCTTGAAGTTGCTGCTGAAGAGGCCGCTCGATTCAAGCGCGAGCACGGTGACAAGGTCGATGTCTGGGCCCAGGAATCTGGTGAATGGTTCGTCAAGTTCAACAAGGGTGCCAggatcttcctccccaagGCTGTCAAGTTTGACCGAGTCGTCGCTGGCCAGCTTCCTACCGGTTGGGACGCTCGTCGATTCGGTTTGCCCGACGACATCATCGCCCAGACTGACAGGACCGCTCTTTGGGCTTTGGTCTGTACTATGGAGGCTTTGATCATGTCCGGTGTCACCGACCCTTACGAGTTGTACAAATACATCCATCCTAGCGAGGTTGGTACTTCTTTGGGTTCCGGTATGGGTGGTATGCACTCTATGAGCGCCATGTTCAAGGACAGgcgagaggaaagggatgTTCAGAAGGATATCTTGCAGGAAAC TTTCATTAACACCGTCGCCGGTTGGGTTaaccttctcttgctttcTTCCAGTGGTCCCGTCAAGATCCCTGTCGGTGCGTGCGCTACCGCGCTTCAATCCGTCGAGATTGCTTGCGACACCATCATTTCCGGCAAGGCCAAGGTCATGATTGCCGGTGGTTTCGATGACTTCTCTGAAGAGGGCTCTTTCGAATTCGCCAATATGAAAGCCACCTCTAACGCCGAAACCGAGTTTGCCATGGGCCGTGAACCCAACGAGTTCTCTCGACCTATGACTTCTACCCGTGCCGGTTTCATGGAGTCTCAGGGTTGTGGTGTGCACGTCATGATGTCTGCCAAGACTGCCATCGAGATGGGTGCCTCAATCCAAGGTATTGTCGCCTACAGCTCCACCCACACTGACAAGGCTGGTCGATCTATCCCTGCTCCCGGTCGAGGTATCCTCTCTACTGCCCGTGAAATCACTCCCAAAGAGGCTTTGCCCTTGCTCGATGTCAAGTACCGATCTCGACAACTCGCTTTCCGACGCAAGCAGATCTCTCAATGGCTTGAGAACGAGCACGAACTTCTCCGTATGGAGCTCGAGACTCGAAAGGTTGGGGACAACGAGGAGTGGTTCCAGAACCGAGTGGCGTTCATCGATGATGAGGCCAAGaggcaggagaaggaggctcTTGCTACCTTTGGTATGCTCGAGGGTTCCCACCCCAACGTCGCACCTTTGCGTCGTGCCCTTGCCGTTTGGGGTCTTGATGCCGACAGCGTCGGTGCCATCTCTTGCCACGGTACCAGTACCAAGGCTAACGACAAGAATGAGTCTGGTGTCTACAACCTTCAGTTCGAGCAGCTTGGCCGAACTCCTGGTAATGCCGTCCCCGTTATTGCTCAGAAGAGCTTGACCGGTCATCCCAAGGGTGGTGCTGCCGCTTGGATGTTCAACGGCATGTGCCAGACCATTAACAGCGCTCTTGTTCCCGGTAACCACAATGCCGACAACATCTCTGAAGAGCTCCGTGCCTTCCCTCACCTCTTCTATCCCTCTAAACCCATTCAGCACGTTCGACTCGAGTGCGGTCTTCTCACCTCTTTCGGTTTCGGTCAGGTCGGTGGCCAGATCGCCATTGTTCACCCTCGATACTTGTTCGCCGCTCTCCAGGCCCATGAGCTCGAGGCGTACAAGAAGCGACGACAGGACCGTGAACTCGACACCTATTCTCGAATGTCCTCTGCtcttgtcaacaacaacatggTGCAGATAAAGGACGGACCTCCTTACACTGCTGAGCTTGAAGGCGGTGTCTTGTTGAACCCTCTTGCCAGGGCTGGACCTAGCAAAAACTCTTTTGCCTTCCAGGGCAAGTTGCCCACAAAGGTTCCTGTTGATATTAAGAACGCCGAGACTTTGAAGGCGATGTTCGACCAGGCTGGTGCTCTCTCTGGTGTTGG TGTCGACACCGAGCTCATTTCTAGTGTCCCCACCTCCGAGACCTTCCGTGAACGCAACTTCACTGCCGATGAAATCTCCTACTGTAATTCTGCTGCCGACCCCGTTGCCTCCTTTGCCGGTCGATGGGCTGCCAAGGAAGCCGTGTTCAAGGCTCTCTCCGTCCCCTCTAAGGGCGCTGGTGCTCctttgaaggagattgagattgTCTCTACACCTTCTGGGCCGACTGTCAAGCTGAGCGGAGATGCGCTTGCTGCAGCTGGTGGTAAGAGCATTAAGGTCTCATTGAGTCACTCGGATACCTCTGTCGTGGCTTTCGCTGTGGCTCAATGA
- a CDS encoding phosphatidylinositol transfer protein SFH5, whose translation MSIVEASSASQATWPGLADDHLLLQFNSRLPGILSEAGHSQIWGVTLTYSTPPAFSTLIILQKFLRSVENSVDEAATALGKTLKWRKDWGLDGPADGKEKEDFGPDFEGLGYVTEIKKADGGDEIVTWNVYGAVKDLKSTFGELNRFLRWRINLMEKAIAHLHLATTSIPIPDLDAGIDPHRIAQVHLYEGVSFLRMDPHVKAASKATIEIMAANYPELLSRKFFVGVPLIMSWMFQVVRMFVSAETAKKFVVVSYKENLADELGELEGVPKEYGGKGPSLGKLQDQLREKDAETSFVKAAVATSL comes from the exons ATGTCTATAGTTGAAGCATCCTCCGCCTCGCAAGCCACCTGGCCCGGACTCGCAGACGACCACCTCCTTTTGCAGTTCAACTCTCGCCTTCCCGGTATCCTCTCAGAGGCTGGTCACTCTCAAATCTGGGGTGTCACTCTTACTTACTCTACTCCCCCAGCCTTCTCTACCCTTATCATTCTGCAAAAATTCCTCCGTTCTGTGGAGAACAGCGTGGATGAGGCTGCCACAGCTTTAGGCAAGACACTCAAATGGCGGAAGGACTGGGGACTGGACGGGCCTGCGGacgggaaagagaaggaagatttcGGGCCCGATTTTGAAGGCCTAGGATATGTGACGGAGATTAAGAAAGctgatggtggagatgagatCGTGACTTGGAACGTTTATGGAGCGGTGAAGGATTTGAAATCGACTTTTGGGGAACTTAACCG TTTTCTGCGATGGCGTATCAATCTCATGGAGAAAGCTAtcgctcatcttcatcttgcaACCACCTCTATTCCCATCCCAGACCTTGACGCCGGTATTGATCCTCATCGCATTGCACAAGTACACCTTTACGAAGGGGTCTCATTTCTTCGCATGGACCCTCATGTGAAAGCTGCCTCAAAGGCAACCATTGAGATTATGGCCGCCAACTATCCCGAACTTCTTTCTCGCAAATTCTTTGTGGGGGTGCCATTGATAATGAGCTGGATGTTCCAGGTTGTGCGAATGTTCGTTTCCGCTGAGACTGCCAAGAAATTTGTGGTTGTCAGCTACAAGGAGAATCTGGCGGACGAGCTGGGAGAACTTGAAGGCGTGCCCAAGGAGTATGGTGGAAAGGGTCCTAGTTTGGGCAAACTTCAGGATCAGCTACGAGAGAAGGACGCAGAAACTTCCTTTGTGAAAGCTGCAGTCGCCACATCACTATAA
- a CDS encoding fatty acid synthase subunit beta (genome sequence mistake): MRPLVLHDATTRVSVHVPASPLSAWVTSQVVARDFQDSIVGKDTLAPVADEEEEPSAPSIEPQVTLLAQFLSFVADRAAQDASSELSEVLLAAYNRFNELFLSTINVHSLVQSFDPEVRAEILKSYFKAFATAREQLGDKVQIAHPSALLEAAKDGSTELYALFGGQGVNEHYFNELQLLYDTYTPFVAPIISEITDLLISLGHKADNNGYTYYSQGLDLLSWLDGSSPRPSVEYLASIPLSLPFIGVAQLAQYVVSCRVTDLSPAEMRERFKGATGHSQGVISAVAIASSSNWSSLYENILKAVKQLFYIGLRGQEGFPLLSIDPKIVSDSIENNEGVPTPMLSINGLGVKALEGHIKKVNTHLPSNSQIGISLHNGPTNFVVTAPAKALYGLVTALRKVMAPAGLDQSKVPFSKRKAVFTMRFLPVNVPYHSHYLEGATQKVEKDLGEELWDPKALAMAIYHTEDGSDLRSSEISLTTSLCDQIFTKPIHWVKACNFPSTATHAIDFGPGGNSGIGPLTSRAIEGRGVRIVVVGEKGKAAAEFYDATKIRREPVWAKEWSPKLVKTLDGKVHIDTPFSRLLGKPPIMVAGMTPSTVGANLVAATLDAGFHIELAGGGHYNPKALRAKVAEIQRRVKPGVGITLNALYINQRQFSFQFPLWQEMRKEGLPIEGFCVAAGIPSSEKATEIINALKEAGIKHIAFKPGSVEGIRQVVNIAAANPDYPIIMQWTGGRAGGHHSCEDFHQPIIATYPSIRQNPNISLIAGSGFGGAEDVWPYLSGEWSVKMFGLQPMPFDGVLYASRVMVAKEADTSASVKQLIVDAPGVDDAQWEGTYDKPTGGILTVRSELGEPIHKIATRGVKLWREFDDTAQGEEGCLAREQA, from the exons ATGCGccccctcgtcctccacGACGCCACAACGCGCGTCTCCGTACACGTCCCAGCATCCCCTCTTTCCGCCTGGGTCACCTCTCAAGTAGTCGCCCGGGACTTCCAAGACTCCATCGTCGGCAAAGACACCCTTGCTCCCGTCgcggacgaggaagaagagcccAGTGCACCCTCTATCGAACCCCAAGTTACGCTTCTCGCCCAGTTCTTGAGCTTTGTCGCCGACAGGGCCGCACAAGATGCATCTTCAGAACTTTCCGAGGTCTTGCTCGCTGCCTACAACAGATTTAAcgagctcttcctctccactATTAACGTCCACTCTCTCGTCCAGTCCTTCGATCCCGAGGTCCGAGCAGAGATCCTCAAGTCCTATTTCAAGGCCTTCGCGACTGCCAGGGAGCAGCTCGGCGACAAGGTGCAAATTGCCCACCCTTCAGCCCTTCTTGAGGCTGCCAAGGACGGCAGCACTGAGCTTTACGCTTTGTTCGGTGGCCAGGGTGTCAACGAG CACTACTTTAACGAGCTCCAATTGCTCTACGACACTTACACACCTTTTGTCGCCCCTATCATTTCAGAGATCACTGACTTGTTGATCTCTCTCGGCCACAAGGCCGATAACAACGGTTACACCTACTATTCTCAAGGCCTCGACCTCCTTTCATGGCTCGACGgttcttctcctcgacctAGTGTCGAGTACCTTGCCTCTATccccctttctcttccctttatTGGTGTCGCCCAGCTTGCGCAATACGTTGTTTCTTGCCGAGTCACTGACCTCTCCCCGGCGGAGATGCGAGAAAGGTTCAAGGGTGCCACTGGTCACTCTCAAGGTGTCATCTCTGCTGTCGCCATTGCATCTTCTAGCAACTGGTCCAGCTTGTACGAGAACATCCTTAAGGCTGTGAAGCAGCTCTTTTACATTGGTCTCCGAGGTCAAGAGGgtttccctcttctttctatcGACCCTAAGATTGTTTCTGACTCTATTGAGAACAATGAAGGTGTCCCCACTCCTATGCTTTCCATCAACGGTCTTGGCGTCAAGGCGCTCGAGGGCCACATCAAAAAGGTCAAcactcaccttccttccaacTCTCAAATTGGCATTTCCCTCCACAACGGCCCCACCAACTTTGTTGTTACCGCCCCTGCCAAGGCGCTTTACGGTCTTGTCACCGCCCTCAGAAAGGTCATGGCGCCTGCCGGTCTCGATCAGAGTAAGGTTCCTTTCTCCAAACGAAAGGCCGTTTTCACTATGAGGTTCTTGCCCGTCAACGTTCCTTACCACAGCCACTACCTTGAAGGTGCTACCCaaaaggttgagaaggacTTGGGCGAGGAATTGTGGGATCCCAAGGCTTTGGCTATGGCTATTTACCACACTGAGGACG GTTCTGACCTCCGATCCTCCGAGATCTCTCTCACCACTTCTCTTTGTGACCAGATCTTCACTAAGCCCATCCACTGGGTCAAGGCTTGCAACTTCCCTTCTACTGCCACCCACGCTATTGACTTTGGACCGGGTGGTAACAGTGGTATCGGACCTCTCACTAGCCGTGCCATCGAAGGCCGAGGTGTCAGAATTGTCGTCGTCGGcgaaaagggcaaagccGCTGCCGAGTTCTACGACGCTACCAAGATCCGACGTGAACCCGTCTGGGCCAAGGAATGGTCTCCCAAGCTCGTCAAGACCCTTGACGGCAAGGTCCACATTGACACTCCCTTCTCCCGATTGCTCGGTAAGCCTCCTATCATGGTTGCTGGTATGACCCCTTCCACTGTCGGCGCCAACCTTGTTGCTGCCACTCTTGACGCCGGCTTCCACATTGAACTTGCCGGTGGTGGTCATTATAACCCCAAGGCCCTCCGAGCCAAGGTCGCCGAGATTCAAAGGCGAGTCAAGCCTGGAGTCGGTATCACTCTTAACGCTTTGTACATCAACCAGCGACAATTCTCATTCCAATTCCCTCTCTGGCAAGAGATGCGCAAGGAAGGTCTTCCTATCGAAGGTTTCTGTGTCGCTGCCGGTATTCCCTCCTCTGAGAAGGCTACTGAAATCATCAACGCCCTCAAGGAGGCCGGTATCAAGCACATCGCCTTCAAGCCCGGATCCGTTGAAGGTATCAGGCAGGTCGTCAACATTGCCGCTGCCAACCCAGACTACCCCATCATCATGCAGTGGACTGGTGGTCGTGCCGGTGGTCACCACTCTTGTGAAGACTTCCACCAGCCTATCATCGCTACTTACCCCTCGATAAGGCAGAACCCCAACATCAGCTTGATTGCCGGTTCCGGTTTCGGTGGTGCCGAGGACGTCTGGCCTTA CCTTTCCGGTGAATGGTCCGTCAAGATGTTCGGTCTCCAGCCCATGCCTTTCGATGGTGTTCTTTACGCTTCCCGAGTTATGGTCGCCAAAGAAGCCGACACCAGCGCTTCCGTCAAGCAGCTCATCGTCGACGCACCCGGTGTTGATGACGCCCAATGGGAAGGTACCTACGACAAGCCCACCGGTGGTATCCTCACTGTCCGATCCGAGCTCGGTGAGCCTATCCACAAGATCGCCACACGAGGTGTCAAGCTCTGGAGGGAGTTTGACGACACAGCCcagggagaagagggctGCTTGGCTCGAGAACAAGCGTGA